The genomic segment CTGGGTTCCATGAACTTCACCCGCATGGAGGGGCTGAGCTACGGCTGGATCCTTGCGCCGCTGCTCAAGAAAATCTACACCGGTGATCCGCACGGCTATATTGAGTCACTAAAACGCAATAGCCAGTTCTTTAATACCAACCAGCATCTTGCGCCGTTTATTATGGGCCTGACGCTATCGATGGAAAAAGAGAACGCCGCGAACCCCGGTTTTGATACGTCCAGTATTAACGGCATCAAAGTGGCCTTGATGGGCCCCTTCGCCGGGGTAGGTGATTCATTCTTTTATGGCGTATTGCGTATTATCGCCACGGGAATTGCTCTCGGCCTGGCTACGCAAGGGAATCCATTGGGGCCGCTGCTGTTTCTGCTGATTTACAACATTCCGAGCCTTCTGCTGCGCTACTACGGCGGTGTAATGGGCTACCGACTGGGCTCGAGGTATATTGCAGAGGCCACGCAGTCAGGCCTGCTTTCCTGCATCACCAAAGCATCAGCCATGATGGGCTTGATGATGGTGGGCGCTATGTGCGCCAGCATGGTGAAGTTCACTACCACCTTTAAAACCACTATTGCCGGGCAGCCATTCGTGCTGCAGGAGATCCTCGACAAAATCTGCGTCGGGCTCATTCCGCTGGTGCTGGTACTGGGCTGTCTGAAACTGTTAAATAAAAAGGTCAGCCCAAACAAGGTGCTTATTATGTTGATTGTTTTTGGCTTCGCTGCCGCAGGCGTTGGGATTATTTAACCTTTCACGAGCTCCCTTTTACGTAAGGGAGCTTTCTGAGGAATATTCACCCACAGTGACGTAAAACTGGACAACTTATCTCCTTACCCGTCTTTAAGCCAGGGACGTTAATATTATCTCCTGCCCCCGCGCCTGCTCGTAAAAAAAACCCCCATCGCACCTGATATATAAAAACAAGCGTTATTTCACATTCTGTGTCTATATTTTTTTCTGGACACTAATAAAGTGTTTACACACCTCAACAGAACGCAATTAACAATATGATAAATAAGTAATTAAACGTAGTGGCACAGTGATTGCAATGCTTGGTGACATTACTAATGTCACCAAGGATATGCCATGAAAAAATCGATAATAGGGCTGGCCCTTACCAGCGTAGTGATATCTCACTTCTCCCTGGCCTCGGTACCTGAAGCCCATCAATTTCGTCCTGAAAATATATTCAATGCCAGCAATGTGGTATCGAGGCTTAATAAAGGGCACCCTCGTCTTTTGGCGAGCGCCGGCGACTTTGATGTCATCAAGCAGAAAATGAACACCGATCGGCAGATGAAATCATTAGTTTCTGAAATTATCAGAAGAGCCGATCGGAGCCTGAATAAAGAGACCATAACGTTCCGTCTCACGGGTAATGATGCATCTCCGTCGTTATTAGACACATCCAGAAAAGCCATTGACATCATATTAAATAATGCATTTGCCTGGCAAATTACCCGTGACGATAAATATGCCAAAAAAGCAGTAGATACGATGCTGGCGATAGCTGAATTTCCTGACTGGAATGCAAAATCTCGCTATCTGGATGCGGGTGAGATGATGTTTGCCCAGGCGATTGGCTATGACTGGCTTTTTTCTCAGCTCACCCCTAAGCAACAACAAATGATACGCGACTCACTCCTTACTGACGGTATCGATTGGGGTATCAAAGCCTATCAGGGACAAGATCCGCACGCATCGAGTCTTGGGTTCCCCTGGTGGGCCACTAACTGGAATGAAGTGTGTAATGGAGGAACCTTAGCAGCACTTCTGGCAACCGCAGACTTCTGGCCCGAGAAATCCGCACGCCTTCTCAACAATATTATCCCATCACTGAAAATGGGACTTGATGCATATAAACCTGACGGCGCAAGTGCAGAAGGGCCGGTTTACTGGAGTTATGGGATGACTTATCGGGTTATCGCTCAGGAAATGCTAAGCACAGCGCTAAATAGCGATTTCGGACTCTCTGACGATCCGGTCTTATCAAAAACAGCATGGTATCGTTATGCCATAGAAGGTATCACCGGAAAGGGTTTTAACTACGGCGATGGCGTTGAAGATCAGGGCTACACCCCGGCGTGGGCCTGGTTAGGTAAAAGATTTAACCAACCGACAATAATTAACGCATCCAATACTCAGATGCAACAGGCAATTCAGCGTTCTCAAACCAACAAACCCTGGGGTGAATTTGACAGATTCTTACCGCTTTATGCGTTATGGTTCCCGGAAAAACCGCCAGTCGAACCCAATCACGCGCCTGAGACATTTCTGTTTCATGGTCCATCCGAACTCTTTGTCTACAAGAAGGAAAAACCAACTTCTGTCTATTTAGGCGTAAAATCTGGAACTAACAAGGCAAACCATGCTCATCAGGACCTGGGTTCTTTTATCCTGGAATTTGATAATATTCGCTGGGCATCAGACCTGGGTAAAGACTATTACAACTTACCCGGCTATTTTGATAATCGTGTAAGACCTAAATATTACAGAGTCTCAACATTGAGTCATAACACCCTCACTTTCGATGATCGTAACCAATCACCAGAAGGAACCGCTACGCTAACAACCAATGGGGATAAAACCATCACCGTTGATTTAACCAATGCCTATCCTGAAATAGCCAATAAAATCATCCGGCAATATAAAATCCTTGACGACAGCCATATAAAAATTACTGATGAAATTGAGAAATCAAATAGCCAGCATGAATATCGCTGGGCTATGGTCACAACCGCGAATATCAGTATTGATAAAAACAAAGCAACATTA from the unidentified bacterial endosymbiont genome contains:
- a CDS encoding PTS system mannose/fructose/sorbose family transporter subunit IID; this encodes MTDIQHSAVSAHDDSKSEKKMFRQLFFRQFQLLGSMNFTRMEGLSYGWILAPLLKKIYTGDPHGYIESLKRNSQFFNTNQHLAPFIMGLTLSMEKENAANPGFDTSSINGIKVALMGPFAGVGDSFFYGVLRIIATGIALGLATQGNPLGPLLFLLIYNIPSLLLRYYGGVMGYRLGSRYIAEATQSGLLSCITKASAMMGLMMVGAMCASMVKFTTTFKTTIAGQPFVLQEILDKICVGLIPLVLVLGCLKLLNKKVSPNKVLIMLIVFGFAAAGVGII
- a CDS encoding heparinase II/III domain-containing protein, whose amino-acid sequence is MKKSIIGLALTSVVISHFSLASVPEAHQFRPENIFNASNVVSRLNKGHPRLLASAGDFDVIKQKMNTDRQMKSLVSEIIRRADRSLNKETITFRLTGNDASPSLLDTSRKAIDIILNNAFAWQITRDDKYAKKAVDTMLAIAEFPDWNAKSRYLDAGEMMFAQAIGYDWLFSQLTPKQQQMIRDSLLTDGIDWGIKAYQGQDPHASSLGFPWWATNWNEVCNGGTLAALLATADFWPEKSARLLNNIIPSLKMGLDAYKPDGASAEGPVYWSYGMTYRVIAQEMLSTALNSDFGLSDDPVLSKTAWYRYAIEGITGKGFNYGDGVEDQGYTPAWAWLGKRFNQPTIINASNTQMQQAIQRSQTNKPWGEFDRFLPLYALWFPEKPPVEPNHAPETFLFHGPSELFVYKKEKPTSVYLGVKSGTNKANHAHQDLGSFILEFDNIRWASDLGKDYYNLPGYFDNRVRPKYYRVSTLSHNTLTFDDRNQSPEGTATLTTNGDKTITVDLTNAYPEIANKIIRQYKILDDSHIKITDEIEKSNSQHEYRWAMVTTANISIDKNKATLTKNGKTLFITADKDASFIELSTYPGDNKQKNNTGTTMLAIKHRIAPDTNYKLSVTFSK